GGAAGGTGAAGTTAGGCGAAGTCAGAAGCTGAGAATAGGGAGGTATTCTCAGCACTTTGTGGATCTCCTTACTATGGATGAAACACCAGTTCAGTATCTCCTCAGGCTCCATCCTGAACAAGAGGGGCTTAGTAAGCAAGAGGCGGTCCGAGCAAAGCTTGGAAAATTTGGTCTCCCCAGTCACAATCACCTGACCCCCATTGCAAAGCTATCGGGAGGGCAGAAAGCTCGGGTTGTCTTTACTTCGATCTCCATGTCTAGACCTCACATACTGCTCCTGGACGAGCCGACCAACCACTTGGACATGCAGAGCATCGATGCTCTGGCTGATGCCCTTGATGAGTTTACAGGTGGGGTTGTCCTAGTGAGTCACGACTCGAGGCTCATTTCTCGTGTCTGCGAGGATGAGGAGAAGAGTGAAATATGGGTCGTAGAAGATGGGACAGTGAAGACCTTCCCAGGAACCTTTGAGGAATACAAGGAGGAGCTCCAAAGGGAGATCAAGGCAGAGGTGGACGAGTGACTGGCGTGATCTTGTCCGGCAGCTCCCCGTGCCTGCAATACTATTTTTGTCTTTCTTCCTACTGCACAATTAGTTATCATCTGAGTCTGTAAGGAAAGAATTCTCTCTTTGATTTAGTGAGTGAGGGCAACAGCTTGTATCGTGGTACGTATACAGACGCGAGAAAGATTTTTCCTATTGCGGCAACATTACACCAGTTATGAAGCAAATTCAGCTGcagttcttcttcttcttcttcttcttcttttttcccttataaGTCGGATTCTTGTAATAAACATGTCGGAAATAATCTATTAAGATGAATTGTTCTGGGTTTTATTTGTGCCCCTATGTCTCTGGACATCGAGATAGAGCAGGAATCGATTGACCGGCTAGATGTGAATGTAAGAAAGAGCCATCATCATCAACCTGAGAGTCGGAGTCGGAGTTGGTTTTGGTTCCAGTTTACCATGTAGGAATAGTAAAACTGAGCTAGCCCTTGACAAACTGAGATGGCGGGATGGCGAATTCCACTGAGAGTCAATTTCCATGGGTGAATGATGATGCATCACGAAGAAAATCGGAGATGTTTCGGCATGGATTCTCTGTCGTCTGTTAATTCCATTTCTAGACTTAAGTGCGTGGACTTTGAGCCAAGAAAACTCACCCCTGCAAACTATAGTATTCTTTTAACATAATGCGTGgtcaaatttttattgatgGTGCATACGACTAAATTCAACAAATTTTCAACATTTACGGCAGAAAATCTGTTTCTTTGCTACAAACAAAGTCAACACCGCGTGTGTTATATATTGTTCCACTCGTTCCGTCTCGCAACTAAAGTTCAAACTTGAATCTTAGCTCAACCCCCATAGCTGCAACGTTTATATCGTTCACAAGTAACACCAATGTTGGATTCAAAACAAACAAGGGGTAAGTTAAATAAATGACACGAGAAGACGATGTTTTTGTACCTTACATGTGGTGCTCAGTCTGTGCTCGTCTTTTCTATAAAAAGATAACACAAACTTTCCATGGCCAtggattatttatttttgctctCTTTATTAATTTACGAGTCCCACTAACGAAAATCAAAACAAGAACTTCTTAGTTTCAAGCAAGATAGTGCGCGTGTGACAGCTGCATCAATCATCTTTCGTGTTAATTCGTACAAAGATCTTGCAATAAAatcgtttctttttttttctctttattttcttttaataaaagaaaaatcaattagaagatatatatatatatatatatattagaaatattaaaattcaaatGACCATTATCGGGATAAATATTAGCTTTTataccatatatataattaagttgtaggatattttgaaaaatctatATCACTTACTATCATTTGTATCTGTTTATATAGGTCACTGTGATAAAAAACTAGCACCAATCAACATTTGAAAAGCCATGAAGAGATGGAGTAGAATTGGCACCAAGACGAAGACCATATGTGATGGTACCCTTTAGATGCCTCGAGATTCATTTCTCCGCCAACCAACGAATAGTGGTAGGGCAATACATGAATTGGTAGACCTAATTGATTGCTAGGCAATGTCAAGTCTGGTCAGAGATAGATACTGAAGATTGCTGACAACACTCCTGTGAAGAGAGAGATCCCCGAAAGAGTGCCCATCACGAAGAGAGAGTTGAGACCTTGTAGTAATTGGTGAGTTGATAGGCTCGCACTCTAACATAGCAGTGAGAGTAAGGATGTCATGAATGTACTTGGACTTTGTGAGATAGAATCCAGTAAAATCCCTGCGAGCCTCCATCATAAGAAAGAAATGTAGATGATCGACATCCTTCATAGCAAACTCTCACTGTAAGGCAACAATTATGGACTGAAAAGGTGTACCTAGAGTACTAGTCAAGatgatatcatcaacatagaTTAGGAGATAGACAAGATAGTGCGAATCCCGAAGTATGAAAAGAGGTGAGTCGGCCTTGGAATCTAAGAATCCAAGGTGTTGGAGGCACTGAAATCATGCCGTAGGGACTTGCTTGAGCTCGTATAGAGAACGTCGTAGTCTGCACACATGATCAGGGCGAGAGGGATCAGTGGAACCTGGAGGCTGTGCCATAAAGACTTCTTTAGTGCGATGTCCATGAAGAAATGCATTCTTCACATACAGCTGTCGAATCAGTTAGTGAGAGGAGATCATAATAGAAAGAACTGTCCGGATAGTTACTGGCTTAATGACCGGACTGAATGTCAAGGAATAATCGATCCCTTCCTGTTGATTGAAGCCCTTTGCCACTAGACAAGCTTTATACCAATTAATGCTGCCATCGAAAAATgatgcaatttttttcaattcaagaCATCGCACGGGCATTGCACTCCAATATATtagtttataatatttataaatatacacACATTAAAGCCTTGACCAACGTTATGGGCGGAAGtggatttaaaaaaattaatattttgaaattgtgatttacatacattttataaattgaatatttttacaTGCTTATTTATCTACATAAGATAAGGTTTTCATGCAATTATATTCTTCTTATTATTTAGAAATAGCTAATTTATAGAGAAAATAGAAGTTTACggatgggaaaaaaaagattggagaaaggtaaaaataagaaaaagagaaaagaaaagaaaagagagataaaaggagaaaatgtGAGAATTGAGACGGGCgagaaataaagagaaaagagggaaatgaGAGAATAAGGATGGttaaatgaatataaaaataataattttattatttaagttgTTCTAATTTAATgctcctaatttttttttaaaaatcatcaACAATAGGAATTATCGGAACatgaatattaaataaaatcttttccttttcaccTTTGTAATTGtgcatgtatacatatatatagatataacgaaaatcaaaattttcacccaggaaaaagaaaaagaaaaaaaaaagatttgccAATTTACAGCGCCCGAAGTCGGGGCGTGGGACCGGACTCAGACATTAATTTTGGGCGTCATAATGACTTATCCAATAGCACGCCGCCACGCGTCCAGTGGAGGGCCAGTCTTTTATTTCCTCTCCTAGGTCTCCTGTGACCTGTCTCGCTCCACTCTCCAGTCCTCTGCGGATCCGTACAAACTTTTTCTCCCTTTAGCTGCCGAGTCAGTTCATTCACTGACTCAGCCTCAGGCCCCGTCCGCTTGGCGACCGAGTCAGCCCCACCTCCGGACTCAGTTGGGTCACACTGAGCTCATTATGACCGTGAGCAATCTCTCCGCCCCTCTCGCTCTGCGTCTATGGTCCCTGGTTTCTTCTTTCTCGGTCGGAAGGTCAATGCCGGTGAGGGGAGAGAGATAGTTAGCTGGGCTGAATCTTTTGCACAGGCTCCTTTCTCACATTAGTCCAAACACCTCAATGTGGTTCTCCAGAAATTCTGGGTACGCGCCGAATCCTTCCATTTTCATGGAAACCTCGGAATAATAGTAACAAAAGAACAAGGACTCTTGGACAATACCTTTCCTCGAATCTCCCATCAAAAGCGGTCTGAGATTCTGTCGTCAATCACCCATTTTTCTTTGTGGGGAGGCGCAAGATTCTGAATTTTTGTTTGTTGtgtttgtgtatatatttacTAATGGATAGTTAGTTCAGTGTGCAGATTGAGCAGAGATATTGTGGAAGCATATGAGCTTGGAGCTCGTGGGTTGCTGCTCTTCTTGGTTAGCTCCCCTCTCCTCTTACAATTTCGCCTCTATAGCATCATATGAGCATACAATGCGTCCCTCCTTTTTTCATTGCAAAATTGTACTTATTCTACCCTTCAAATTGTACCCCCATGTCTAAGTTCCAGCGCTTTCTTGTTTTATTCTGTCAAAAAAATTCTGGGTTCTATTATATTCTGTGCTTCTTTTATTTTGGTCGGTGTAGTGCTCACATTCTTTTGGTTAATGCTATTATCTGAGTCTCGAATTCTCGCTTGTGAATAGCCCATGTACTCTATTTTCTATGATTAGTTCTAGTACAAAAGAGGGAGGAAAAATAATGCAAACCAAGAGAGCCTGATTTCATTgttcgattttggatttctaATGATTTTCGTTTGGCTTGAGCACTTGTATTGAAACAGTAGATTTATAGGTTTTTGACCTTTGTGATGCCTGAGAAGGGTGTTCATGTCTGCGAGCAAGTCCCCTCTTCTCGATATTGGTTGAATATGCCACGAAACATTGAACTCTCAAATTTCACGCCATTTTGGTGCAGAATCTGAAAGCGCTGCACTTAGCAGCTATTAGATACCTGGTCAAGTAATAGTGTTGCATACTGCGTGATTTCCCAAACTTTGAGCTACTCCTTTAGTTTCTTTTGATGGAAGTTGCttattttgagttttaacGCTGATGGaagttttcctttttctgttTAAAGCTGCAGAATTCTTGAGCATCTTTTTGATCCCTAAACTTGTATATTTTGCCAATGGAAGAGATCAGAATTATCGAAGGGGTCATAATAATATAGGTTAAAGAAGTTGTCTCAGTCTGCATTATTCAAGACTGTTGGGCGATTCTGGATGAAAGCTGATTGAAACTCCGAACTATTCTTCATCTTGTATGGGAGCATCAAACACCGACATCACTTGATATTTTTAACCCATCAATCAGAATGGAGAATAAGGAGGCGGACAGAATAGTGGTATCAAAACCTGTTGCTTCACGGCCTTCTTCATCCTTCATCCAGCCTTTCTCGGATCTCCTTGCAGGTGCCATTAGAGGGTCACTCCCCTGTGTGGGTCCCGAAACAGGCACTGGCCCTATTAAGCCAAAGACTGTAAAATTCAAGCCAACATTAACTCATGGTCCACCTCCCTCTGTTTCATCCCAGGTTATCTTGCTTATATTTCTTGTCTTATTGTTCTGAGAGTTTGGCGTTTGGAACTTACAAAGGTTTCAACCAATTTCAGGGTGATGCCGTGCGATCAGATATAAAACCCCCCATCCTGCACAAACCCCTTGCAAAGGCCGTCTCCAAGGTTGCAATGTCTGTCTTGGCAAATATGGTCAGTAACTGAAACTTTTTCTAGTGGCAGTTGAACACTTGTGTTTTCATTCTTTGGTCGTAGAATGGTGAGAAATTGGGGTTTTGGGAATTAATTTCCGTGCAAGTCTACTTTCTAATATTGTTTAGATGTTTGGTTATACGTAGTAGGGGATTCCTTTTCCCGCTGCAGTTCGTGCAATACTAAATACACCACTTTTCTTTCCTGAACAGGGAAAATACGAACCCAGACATCGACAGGAAAAACCATCTTCCCAGGCTCGTATCGACTCTGTCGAGCATCAGGTTGAGAAGCCATATTCTTTAAGGACTCAACCGGGCTCAAGTTTTCAAGAGAACTTGAGAAATTTGCCTGCCACAGCTAGTGGTGACTGCTCTAGTAGTCTCCCTGTGATGGACTCGAGAGATTTGCCAGCCCCAGCTAGTGTGGACCGCCCTTCTTATGATGGATATAATTGGAGAAAATATGGGCAGAAGCAAGTCAAAGGGAGTGAGTACCCTAGGAGTTACTATAAGTGCACTCACCCCAACTGCCCCGTGAAGAAGAAGGTCGAGCGGTCATTGGATGGGCAAATTGCGGAAATTGTATATAAGGGTGAGCACAACCACTCCAAGCCTCAACCTCCTAAACGAGGTTTGGGAACTGGGCAAGATATTGGCAACCCTTTGATAGGCAGTCGAGTAATTGAAAGAAACGAAGGCTCTGAAGGCGGAGTGGAGGCTACAACTGATATCAACCTCAAAAGATCACTCACATGTGACCGTGTTGTGGATAGAGACCGCGGTACCGCAGGGTTGAACCTCGATGATTCCTGTAGTCCTAGTGAGGAATATGTGGATGGAGCTATGGGGATGAACATCGATCCAGATGAGCCGAGAAGTAAGAGAAGGTAATTGTTCATAGCATTAGGGAAGCGCATCAGTTAGTTTTATTTGTAAATATTCATGCCTCTTGAGTTGTTCTGCATCATGATCTTGTAGGAAAACCAAGAAGCAACTCAATGGAGTGGAAATCAATGGTGAGAGCCCCCAGGAGCCTCGAGTCCCTTTGCAGGGTTCAGTAGATCCGGAGATTCTAGACGATGGCTTCCGATGGAGGAAGTATGGGCAAAAGGTCGTGAAGGGAAACCCATATCCCAGGTCAGTGCAGTTGAAAACTTCAAAGATTTCAGATCATTATTAGAATATTTCACTTGGTCATAGAGCTTAGGACTAATTCAAAGTTTGCCTACCATTGCAGGAGTTACTACAAATGCACCAGCATCGAGTGCAGTGTCCGTAAGTATGTGGAGAGAGCACAGGACGACCCAAAAGCTTTTATTACGACTTATGAAGGAAAGCACAACCATGAAATGCCCATCAGGAGCGTGAATGTACCAAGCTCTGAATCGACTCCACGAGCCACTGCTAACAAAGAGAGGGCACCAGCTTGATGTATCTATCAGTCAGAAATCTTTCTGATTTCAGCCCTTTCATCCGATTGAGAACCAAGGCGTCTTAAGGCACATAAGAAAGACGAGGTTTTGTCCACGAGTTCAGAGCTCTCAAAATGAAAGTCCTTTTAAGGCCATTCCATATGCTGTGCTATAAGTCCATTGTTAGCCTCTGTGTTACCGTAAGTAATCTACTACTACTGTATATGAACGCTCTAAGTTTCTGTATCAGTACATCTTCGAAGTCTGTCACttctttttccaaattttgtaGGCATAAGATCGACCAATATACAATTAACGATCTCGAGAATATCCAGTGATTATCCATAACTTTTCTTCTCATGCTCGTGTCACAGTGGAGTCAGGTTCACAGACAAAATTCTTTCCTCCCTGTTCTTTTCCCTTTGCCTTTTACGATTAACTTTTGAATCTTTGGAATGTTTCAATCACAAGGCACGCAACGTTTCTTGTCCAGTCAAGATCACGTCGGCACGTCCAAGAATATAACCATCACGATATTTGATTTCAGTATCTTCTGCTATGCGTGGTGGCACGGCTCCGTACGGGCACGTACAGGTTTACATGACTTAGCTTCGCCATAGGGATGTACCGGGACTATTATATTAGGTGGACAAGGCTTGGGTCGAGACAATGCTTGTCTTACCTGATTCTTCGTGCATTGGGGATGAATTCCTCGTCTGAGCGTCACTTCAGTTGAACTTTCGCCTGTTTTCCTCGATTCAATAACTCTAAACTTCGTCCTCGGCTTCTCGATTCGAATTCTGGAATTTCAAAGTATGAAACCAAACTATAGCTTTGGCCATGGAATCATTAAAAGGTATGCATAAGTTGACAAAGTAGAAGGCGGCATCATGATTTGATATCATTAACTACAGTTTCGTCTTCTATTTTGACACTTTCAATTACATTTCAGAGACTCACTGTGGCCTTTCATAATTAAGCAACTGTAGATTAATCCAGAAATGGTGGGACCAGTGATCCAAATGCGCGACCCGAATTATCAAGTCCCGATCGAGAACGACCAAGTCTCATATGCTTGCATTTGGACGGACGACATAAAACGAGTACTACGACAATGTCCTAAGGAAAAATCGAACGTGACAGAGATATGAGATTATGTGTCActtattttgattaatttataaaattgattCGGGTGTGTCGGAATTAAACAGATGCTTAATTTACGTTAATCCTCGAATCAACGGCAGCCGGGCGATGATGATTTGGtcaaaagcaagaaaaaggaataataatattaatttttgcacAGCCGACGCGACACCGTTTAACTGCTCCCTCTGTCTCgcatcagagagagagagaatctccCGTCTctgctctttttcttcttcgcCTTCACTACGCCCAAGCTTAATgtaaggggaagaagaagaagaagaagaagaagaagatgtgGAAGAAATGATTGTTGCAGGAAGGAAGAATTTAATCACTGCACGAAagtgaaaagggtgaaaatgaTTGCACGAGCACCTTTCTGCAACTCTACCCGTTGAACCGTTCTTAAGTCTATGTCGTCACGGAGTCACGGGAGAGGAAGAGCTTCTCGTTGGTGCTGAGCCTACCCTTTTCACTTTCATGGCGGGTTGAGGATTTTTGGGCTATTATAAGTCTTTCCTCTTTGTGTTTCTCTCCCTGGAAGATGCACTGTTCAGCATGAGACCGCATTACTCAGCTGCGTGAGTTGGGTGAGAGAAGAGGCCAAACAGAGCAAGTCATGGGCTGGATACCCTGTTCTGGGATATCCGAttccaagaagaagaagaagaagaagcatcCTGATCATAACCAAATCAGACCCTCCTCAGGTATTCGACTGTATTATTGCTTGTTATTCGGTGTAATTCAGCTTTAGCTTAGTgaagttccttttttttttatgggggAGTTTCGGATCGTAGTTTAATTACGGGATATAGTTTGTTTAAGGGTGAGTTTACGGCATATGAAGCTAATTTTACTGTACTTCTAGGGTTCAGTCGAATCTTATCGAGCTTATGGCACGATAAATTTTGGTGATTAGTCGAGTTGGTGAGGTGAAGATGATCTTTTTAATTGTGAATTATATGTGCGGATATGTCATGGTATATATTTTCTGTATCTGTGTTCAGTATCTTGTTCATTGCTAATGATTGTTTGCTCATCTGGATTGTCTTATTTTATGGGACTAGCAGGTTCTCAGAAATCTACGTCCGGCTCTTCCTCGACTGGAAGGGAAGTCCCCCAAAGTGGAGGCTCAGATCATAATCATATCGCAGCTCAGACTTTTAGCTTTCGAGACTTGGCAACTGCGACTCGGAATTTCAGAGCAGATTGTCTTCTGGGTGAAGGAGGTTTCGGCAGAGTATATAAAGGGTGTCTTGAAAATAATAAGGTTCGCCGGGTTGAATTCGCTTTTTTGAATTCAGCTTTGCTCCTTTTAGTCTTCTATCATCAATtggaattgaaaatgaaatgccatttttttttatgttgagTTCGTAAGCTTACGCTGCTCTTGCTTTTTGTGTTCTATGTTGATTTGTCTCAAGTTTCCTCAAAAAGCCTAGACATCATAGTCTTCTAAGGAGAGGTTTAGTATGGAGTATTCGCATGTAGTTTGCATGGTTAAGCAATCTGATTTGTTTGTTTAGTGTAGGTTGTAGCGATCAAGCAGCTCGATCGTAATGGATTGCAGGGAAACCGGGAATTTCTTGTGGAAGTATTGATGCTGAGCCTACTCCACCATCCTAACCTCGTCAATCTGATTGGCTATTGTGCTGATGGAGATCAGCGGCTTCTCGTTTACGAGTACATGCCGTTGGGTTCTTTAGAAGACCATTTACATGGTATGGATACAAATCTCTACATTTAGCTATGCACGCACAAGTGAAAATGGAATGGTATGAATGGTACCATAATTTCTAAGAATTTAAGTAATAATTTCCTCATGAGTGTGCTTGTATAATGGAGTAAATTTACGCAGTAATTAGGGGTGGAATGAGCATCTGTGACCTCAACTTAATTTGCCCCAGCCTCTGCAAAATCCTGGGGCACTCCCTGCCTGAAGATTGCTCTGAGTCATCTGAAAATGGAAGTCAGTAGATGAAAGCTAAGTTTTTTAATCACTTtatgcatttattttctagaTATTTCACTGGGTCAGAAACAGCTCGACTGGAACACGAGAATGAAAATCGCAGCAGGGGCCGCTAAAGGGTTGGAATATTTGCACGATAGAGCTAGCCCTCCGGTGATATACCGAGATTTGAAGTGCTCCAACATTTTGCTCGATGAGGGATATCATCCAAAGTTGTCTGATTTCGGGTTAGCCAAACTCGGCCCCGTAGGGGACAACACTCACGTGTCCACCAGGGTTATGGGCACCTATGGATACTGTGCTCCAGAGTATGCAATGACTGGCCAACTTACTCTGAAATCAGATGTTTACAGTTTTGGGGTCGTTCTTCTAGAGATTATATCTGGGAGGAAGGCAATTGACAATTCAAAATCTGCAGGAGAGCAGAATCTGGTCGCATGGGTAAGATTTATTTGCCTAGTTGAAATAACTCAATCAtctttggggggggggggggacttATTTTAGACTAGTTAAGCCTAATTAGTTCCTCTTTATGAGGGTTAAAATCGATAAGCTTAGTTTTGAGAACTAGAAGCAGCTCTCTGGGATTTGGGTTATTTTTTACTGTGACTTTTCTctcatatatatcataataattGCAGGCCAGGCCATTGTTCAGAGATCGAAAGAAGTTCATGCAAATTGCCGACCCAACGCTCCAGGGCCAATACCCTACAAGAGGGCTTTACCAAGCTCTAGCAATCGCTGCAATGTGTGTCCAAGAACAGCCCAATCTCCGCCCTGTTATAGCTGATGTGGTCACAGCCCTGAGTTACCTTGCTTCCCAGAAATACGAAACTGATCAGGCAGCGCACAAGGCCCAACTAGCCCCCTGTACTCCCCCCCGAGCGAAACGGGATGGGAATAATAAGAAGCTCAATGGCGTTGGACATGGATCTGATAGAGAGAGGACCAAGAAGTTGAGCTGATACCTCAGGATCATAGTCTCAGATTTACGGAATCTTCTGTCCTAATACGCAGAGAGGGTCCCTCCGAGAACAGGCAAATTACTCGCCTCATAAACTCGTCTATTACAGAACAATGTGTTATGAGGCGATCGAAGATTTTTCAGTATTGATATATTGGTAGTTAGATGTGTGCAAGTGCTGTAAATTTCTGTGGGATCGTCTCTTCTCCATCCATCTATTGGCTTTCAGATATATATGTCAGTTGTAACAATATCTGTAACTTCATATATCTTACAGGTCATAGGATACTTGTAGTTAACCTAAATTATGTACCACGAATGGATTGTTTTATGGTATTAGATGAATGCGGATGTTTACGATCTAATTGCTGTCTTTTTTATGATAACAAACCGTAGATATTACAGTTTGTCATTTCTTGTTTGATGTTTTGACTTTACCATGTTTCTTCTACGTTGCTGGGCATTTGATCATTTCATTGGTCCATCATAAACCTCTCAGCTTATGCTACTTCTGTTAAGGCAGCTATGGAACTTTGAGTACATCAAGATTGAATTGATTTGAACCTGAATCTGAACTATCAAGAGCATGAGCGAAATGCGAAATCTTTGGAATTTTTAACTTCCAATTGTTAATCATCCAAGTCTGGTCGTAAAGCTACAAAGAAAAACGAGTTTGATCttcaaaaataagaataataaatTGAGATATATACtggtaatttaaaaaaactaaataactGCAACATCAGTTACTTCCTTCACAGGTCAATTTCCCGTAATTAGGAATTTTTTCGAAGGTCACTGGTTCTCAGAAATCATTTTCAGGTCATCAATGGTGGCAGTGGCGCGAGTCCTTCTGCAGGACTGTCAGGTAGTA
The sequence above is drawn from the Punica granatum isolate Tunisia-2019 chromosome 5, ASM765513v2, whole genome shotgun sequence genome and encodes:
- the LOC116207901 gene encoding probable serine/threonine-protein kinase PBL7 isoform X1, which codes for MGWIPCSGISDSKKKKKKKHPDHNQIRPSSAGSQKSTSGSSSTGREVPQSGGSDHNHIAAQTFSFRDLATATRNFRADCLLGEGGFGRVYKGCLENNKVVAIKQLDRNGLQGNREFLVEVLMLSLLHHPNLVNLIGYCADGDQRLLVYEYMPLGSLEDHLHDISLGQKQLDWNTRMKIAAGAAKGLEYLHDRASPPVIYRDLKCSNILLDEGYHPKLSDFGLAKLGPVGDNTHVSTRVMGTYGYCAPEYAMTGQLTLKSDVYSFGVVLLEIISGRKAIDNSKSAGEQNLVAWARPLFRDRKKFMQIADPTLQGQYPTRGLYQALAIAAMCVQEQPNLRPVIADVVTALSYLASQKYETDQAAHKAQLAPCTPPRAKRDGNNKKLNGVGHGSDRERTKKLS
- the LOC116207901 gene encoding probable serine/threonine-protein kinase PBL7 isoform X2, translated to MGWIPCSGISDSKKKKKKKHPDHNQIRPSSGSQKSTSGSSSTGREVPQSGGSDHNHIAAQTFSFRDLATATRNFRADCLLGEGGFGRVYKGCLENNKVVAIKQLDRNGLQGNREFLVEVLMLSLLHHPNLVNLIGYCADGDQRLLVYEYMPLGSLEDHLHDISLGQKQLDWNTRMKIAAGAAKGLEYLHDRASPPVIYRDLKCSNILLDEGYHPKLSDFGLAKLGPVGDNTHVSTRVMGTYGYCAPEYAMTGQLTLKSDVYSFGVVLLEIISGRKAIDNSKSAGEQNLVAWARPLFRDRKKFMQIADPTLQGQYPTRGLYQALAIAAMCVQEQPNLRPVIADVVTALSYLASQKYETDQAAHKAQLAPCTPPRAKRDGNNKKLNGVGHGSDRERTKKLS
- the LOC116207900 gene encoding probable WRKY transcription factor 3, with the translated sequence MENKEADRIVVSKPVASRPSSSFIQPFSDLLAGAIRGSLPCVGPETGTGPIKPKTVKFKPTLTHGPPPSVSSQGDAVRSDIKPPILHKPLAKAVSKVAMSVLANMGKYEPRHRQEKPSSQARIDSVEHQVEKPYSLRTQPGSSFQENLRNLPATASGDCSSSLPVMDSRDLPAPASVDRPSYDGYNWRKYGQKQVKGSEYPRSYYKCTHPNCPVKKKVERSLDGQIAEIVYKGEHNHSKPQPPKRGLGTGQDIGNPLIGSRVIERNEGSEGGVEATTDINLKRSLTCDRVVDRDRGTAGLNLDDSCSPSEEYVDGAMGMNIDPDEPRSKRRKTKKQLNGVEINGESPQEPRVPLQGSVDPEILDDGFRWRKYGQKVVKGNPYPRSYYKCTSIECSVRKYVERAQDDPKAFITTYEGKHNHEMPIRSVNVPSSESTPRATANKERAPA